The window tttttgaaattttctcaaaatctatatactgaagcctatgatctatGGGTAACCcgtacgaaaatattgagtttttcggtaaattctctatatattggagcctatgatctttagtgttgttttaaaaaatttaaacacattctacatttgtattaatgtatattaaactctctttcatggtacatgggcatcgttttaattttttgtcaataaatttagtaaaacttcgtaatactccttaaattggtggactaaccactataaaatcgctattctctagagaaacggagacatcAAAGTTTTTAAACCTCTTtgattttctttatatgttagTTTAAGatacaataataaaaatttataaggtCGTTCGAAAATTAGAACAACAATAAAAAGTATAAGCCAGtatatcttctctattaaaagagaagtaccatttttatctaccataaaaaagTCATACTAGCCTTATTAGGTctatttcattaattacatttatttaatattaatctattcaatatataaagatattaataataaatcaattttaactgtaaatttaaattttatttttagttataacaaaatgttgagaaaaaatctaacaaaatctttctaaaaatttaaaataatttatttaaattaataccatttattaattttgtaattaataacatatactattatacattaatttaaataaaattttattataaaaaaaaataaaataaaagtgtattctatttataatcatattatatatcttctttattaaaataaataccataaaaatttatactaggtctatttcatcaattacatttatttgactatttaagttaatctatttaatatataagatttctaaaaaatcttataaattttgtagatattaataaataaattttaactgtaaatttaaattttatttttacttataacaaaatatgttgaaaaaacttaacaaaatcttaataaatttttaaaatatttttaaattaatggagaaattgttttcataattaatagtatagtattattataatgtatttacttataaaatcccacaatatactaaaataaataacatagaaatataaattatgctaagaaaatatcagttttatagtataactaaataaaattttaaaatgaattgtattcagtctgtaaaaattagaaaaaatgaaggagattctcaatttttttatttcatactatgaatttattttaccaaactcgaaaatatattaatatataataacaattaataataaagtaaaaatataaaacaaatcattatacattaataatatcgaataaAAAACATAcccaaaaatattataaatttacacaatatataacactaaaatgtaaatatcttttaaaGTTTTGTGATGGTAtccgttatatatttataaaatgaaaatctaccTGCACGGATGTGCGGGTGAAAAATCTAGTAGAGCATTTAAagtaaaactcaatatttttattgtaggTGTTTACACatagatgtcaaaaaaaaatcaaaaaatataacatttaatgCCAACAAGCTAAGGGTTTCGGAATCCAGTCAAAGAACAAAAGAACACACacatttgttttcttattattatatattttacagaGAGATGGTTGTTGTTAGTAGAGCTTAATTCTTGTCTGGATGGGTGCACGACAAATAGGACACACCTTAAGGCCTGGTCCGCACTCACAACATGTCTGATGGCCGCAACCAAACGCCATGTTTTTGGGATTGCTCAGACATATCGGGCATAGCTGTTGTTGTTCACACAAAAACCAACTTTTTGAAAGtttatataaagaaaacatTTCAAACACATTCGACGTTTCTACTAATTTACCTGATTATCGTCCACGTCCTTGCTTTCCATCGGATAAGTAGGTACACTCGGTTCAAAACTAGGTGTTGGGGAAGCTTTTGATGGGTTGAAGAATGTTGATCCGCCATGCACCGGAGGTGGAAGTGGGATTCTCTCTGGGATATTCCCATTTCTTCGCCTGGCAAAATGTGATGAATAAAGTTGATAAAAACAACTTTCATAACAATACAGCCGTTTCAaagtttttgtggttttggttaATTAATTACCCTAAAAGGCCAAGCTCTATGGTGGCTTTGTACTGGGGAGGAATCTCCATGAGAGCAGAGAGTGCGAATTCTGTCTCTTTCCGAGACTGCTCTTTGTTCTTCGACATGATCTCCGTGAAGTTCACAAACTATAAACAGATAAAAGAGAGATGGGGCAAATGTAAGAATCAATCTTTGATGTTACAAGATGTTACAAAAGAAGGAGGAGGTTACTTGGAAGTTATCAAAAGCTCGGGAAGGTATGTTATCATCAAATTCCTGCATCATGTCCCATGGTCCATCCCCCACCCCAACTAACACTATTGACAAAGGAAGTGCACTGCaacacaaaagaaaatgaaggaACTGATTACATAACACctacaaacataaaataaaattgaaacatACTAGTAGTAGATATTCACACACCTTGCTTTCACAATTGCATCGACAGTCTTCTGTTCTTGGGGACTTAACTGCCCATGTTCCGTATCCACACTTCTTGTTACCTGAGATTGATTGATTCCAAATTGATATCCTTAGACACAGAGAGATCAGAGGGATCACACCACAACTTAGGCATCAAAAATACTAACCTGTCCATCGGCTATGATCACTAACACATGATATTGGCCACTACTCTGCTCAACCACTCTCATCGCCATTTCAATGATGGGTGCAAAAGATGTCGGTCCTGAAAAGTACAATACAATACAATACACACCGCTCTAATTACTTAAAGTTTGGGGATAGAGAATGCTAGGGCAGGCGAgagagaagaacaaaaaaaaaaagaaacctgCGAGTTTTAGGTGAGGTACAATATCTCTGTAGCGAGCCAAAACTTGTTCAAATCCATTACAGGATCTACCCTCTGGATAGAAACTAAACACGTCTTGATCATGAGTTGATGCTGTAAAAGAGAGATCAGGAGGAGGGCAAAATGTTGATGATATATAAGCCATTAATTATCTGAAATGAAATAACAAAGACCAAGTAAGCAAGTGGGTGATTTACcatcaccaaaaccaaaacaaggAATCAAGTTGTCCTCGTCAAAGGCGGCTAAGGTCCTTCCAATGATAGTGATAGCTTGCTCGTAAGGATTGAGAGTATTGCTGATATGATGCAAGCTTTTCTTACTGAAGGACTTGGCTCCTGCAGCACGCAAACCAAAATGATGATGATTAGCCTAGCCTAGCCTAGCCTAGCATGTCCTCTCCTTGACCTAGATGAAGAAAGAGAAACTCAAACCAAACCTGTCCACTCATTGCTTTTGGTGAAATCAATACCAAGGATTAGATTAGAAGATTCAAGACCTGCACGCCCTAGAGCCTCTGACACCTGGAATCAGATTCATAattcaacaatttttttaaggCACATCCAAAACTGTTTGTGTATCATTCatttcattcattcattcattcattcatcaCTTGTTAAAGAGAAAGAAGCTCTCACCTGATCTAAAGAAGCGTAATTATCAGATATTTTGGAATACCTCCGATCAAACTTTTTTCTATCAGAAGGAGCAGCATGAGTCTGTGAAGGCTGTGGTTGTGGCCGTGGGGGAGGATAAGGATAAGCATAGCCCTGCTCTTCTTGACTATAAGAAGGCGGCTGACCACCAAAGCTGGGAGCTGGAGAATAAGAGGGTGGAGGAGGATAGTTGTAGCTGCCTGGTCCAGACTGAGGATAACTTTGATGAGAAGcccatgatgatgatgatgatgatgatgatggcggCTCTTGCCTCCAGTCTTCTTTAGAGTTCCCTCCTCCCATCAAATCTTTATTCAGATTCCAAACTTGAAGCTCAAGATCAGTACCttgaataaaagaaaaaagaaagattcaGAAATTTTGGAATCTTATCCTCTTttccaaagaaagaaaaagagaactGATTCAACATGCAAATGTACCAATGGCTATCACAATAGAGAGAACTGCAAAAACTTTATGTGGTATCAGAAGAGAATGATTATCAACATGCAGAAAATGTACGTATGTGGGCAACTATAGGTTGGCAGTAAGTTTCGTGAAGCGGTTTACAAGCAAAAGAGTAGGCGGCGGTGTTATCAATCATAACACGTTTAAGAAAGAAGATTAAAGATTCAATCACGTTTCCTGCGATCCACCGACTCCTCCTGACTTACCGTTaccaaaatttattattatgctCAAAGACAAACTCTTGACGGATCTACCCATCTTTCTATTATACTATTAGTTTTTCCCAGATTTAAATCTCCTTTTTTCCGGCTGTGAATTTCATTGATGAAACAATACAGATACAATAAGCACAAGATACAAAGTTAACCATAAAGAGATACAAAAcactgtatatatatacttcacTGTAAGATTGACCTTTTTcagaaaaatcaaatatatggATCACTAAGATAGACATATCCCACCTTTTATGTTGTAACGACAAGGACTCCTGGAGATCAGtggttgttcttcttcttcttctcaagaGGTCAAGGGatcttcttttaaattttaatcaatGGCGGATTGAATCCCAACAGGAatataatgatttattttgCTTTGTTCAAAAAGCAatctaaccttttttttttctcatcttttaaaaaaaatgtcaatCATGAATCAACCCATTAATGTTTGCTTCTAGTTTTGGATCAAATCATTATATTCATCCTTATCACCTTCCTTGCTAAACTATATACTACGTATCCTGGAGGAAATTTCTAAAAGAATCAATTGCTTGTACACTCTTCCAATCACTTGGCCCACCAACCTAACttcatcaaaatttaatttatttacaagtacaaaacaaatatcaaatatttaaataaaaatcatatacGAATGTTTGGTTTGTTAGTCGTTTTAGTTAATGAGCAGATAATACTTTTAAATCATAGTAAGATAacttgtttatatttttgttcCCATAAATATAAcacttatatttatataactatcttgaagtttttttctctattatacatttttttttctccaatgaattatcaaataatttatcaaTAGTTATCAAGTAACTTTGAAGTAATTTAcatataacaaataataaaataagataaGTACTTGGCAGATTTACTAACTTTAACAAATCAAGTATATATAAGTCCGAAATTTTACTACTCatacaaatcaaatcaaataccaaaaataccaaaaataccaaaaatgaCAAGTATTCCACCCATACTTCAAAGACAAGTAGTCCATTCCACTTCTCTAAAAGAAATTTCATCTAGTACTTACTTATTATTCAAATCAACATTCCATCCCTATAATAAAATGTGAAATCTCTCTATTTGTAAGCTACATTAAATGTAAAAATCTGTTGTCATTCTTTAAGAAAATAGAGCATTTTTACAACATCCCATCAATCTAAAAGCAGCCTGATACTACACCGGTTTAATATCGGTTTTGTGCTAACCGGTGGTAAACTGGTCTGGTTCTAATAAACAGTATCAAGCTACATACTAATCCAACAACAGACAAACAACCCCAAAACAAGAACGTTGCAAAATAACACCTTCTTCCCACGCAAACAAGCGTGTCCGACACGACAGATGGTGTTGCGTGCTTGTCATAGACAGAACCAGCCATGTATCCGTAGAAGAGCGATCCGATGGGAATGTTTGTGATGAGTATGTTCTGGTTTACACCAACGCTGTTGCGTCCAAAGAGGTCGGAAGTTACTGAAACCGCTGCCGCGAAAACAAACCCTGAACTTAACCCTATAAGTGCGGTCGCAACCTGTAGCAGCGCGGTCTTGGATGAATACGCGAGGATGAAGAAGGCCAAAGGTGTTGGAAGCAGCGAAATGGTGAACCAGCCTGTTCTTGTCAGGTAGTCTAGTTTCTTGCGTGTGAAGTCAGGTGCAGAGGAGAGCAACCTTCCCAAAAAGGAGAAGGCAGAGAAGAGTGTCACTAAGGATTTTGCGTTTGAGCTGCTCTGTCCTAGAGACTGAGCGATCTGACCTAAGTTGTTGCTGTAGACAAGACCAATGGTCCCCCCGCAGAAATACGCTAAGTAGTATAGCCAAAACTCCAGGCTACGAACCAACATTCCAAGAGAGTGTTCATCTCCTAAGCGTCCCACTGTATTACATTCATCATATGATTTAATCTCCTCATGGTCCAAGCGCCCGCTTTTTGGGATCTTGGGCTCCTCTATGTTAACCACCGCATAGCCAGAGCTGTGATGGTGGAAATAGGAGGGGAGAGCACGGTAAATATAGTCGAGAAAGGGGACGCACAATGGGAAAAGGAGAAGGCAAATGGCACCGAGGAAATGCCAAAGAGGTGATGAAGCCAAGTAGGTGTCTAAGGAAGGCAAGAGAAGGTAAAAGCATGTGATTAGGGCTAAGACATTGAAGACGATGAAGATTCGGGTTTCATCACGGGTCCGGTTACTAGCATGGGATTCAGAGGAGTTAGGGTTAGTAAGGACAGGCCAGAGGGCTAAAAGAGAGACGAATAAAGGGATGAGAGAGTTAAGGAGAAGGTAGATGTCAGAGCTTGCTGATGATTTCCCACTGATGACTTCATGGCCAAGCGTGTACAAGGCAGCACTGATCCCATTGAAACTCACGACGAGAGACAAGGCGAGGGAATGGTTGGATTCAAAGTGTCGAACGCAGAGGACGAAGCAGACGGTGTTGAACCAGCAGATGCTTAATCCAGCTAACGAGCAGCATACCAGAACCAGAGAGTAGGGGAGATCGATGACGTCGGCCGCGATGGATAACCACTGGACGCCGTAGCCGACAAGACCCATAGCAGCGGCGGAGAATAGGACGGCGGAGACAGGGAAATAGGCAACGGCGAAACCGGAAGACCAGCCCAATGCTTTGCCTAAATCAGAAGCGACAGCCATGTAGTTGAGGCGCGACTGAGAAACGCCCATGGACGACTTCATGTCGGAGGAGTAGGCGGAGAAATCGAAGTTGGTGCCCGTGAAGGCTTGAATCCAGATGGCCGCCACCAACACCGTCCATCTACGCCACCATTGGAGCATAGAAGGCGGAGATTGCACAACATCCTCCTCCTTCGCCCTAGTTGTCCTCTTTGGTGGTTTCATTTGGTCCTAGGCTCACAATCTTTGCCtcccttttttcaaaaacaaaaaaagaaacgtccggttcaaaattttttttactatttttaaaattccagAGATTACTCACAACAGCTAATTATCGAtaggttagttttttttgtttaaaagaaaaaatgataattaCAGCTCCAAGCTAAAAAGCTCACCAAACGTCATTGTTTCTCTAGATCGATTTATTAGGACTTGATCATCTTCCTCCCACCATCTCTCTCGCTTTCTGTAGGGTAATAATCAATTATGTCTGATTGTAGTTCTAAGAAGAGAAATAATAATATCGCACaggtatttatttttctcattcttCACAAAGGATATTGATCTTCCATTCTTGAAGTAATTGTTACTCTTTGATTAGTTatacccttcttcttcttcttattcttttacaGGAGGGTTCTCGAGCAGGCAATGCCATGTCACGGCTTCTTGGAGGATATGATttcaaaacatttatatatctatTCATTCTCCTCCCACTCTCCATCTTCTTTATCTATTTGCATGGTCAGAAGCTCACATATTTCTTGAGACCTCTTTGGCAATCCCCTCCCAAACCATTTAACATCCTTCCCCATTACTACCACCCCAACGCTTCCATGGAGTTGCTCTGCACTCTTCACGGCTGGAATATCCGCCATTCTCCTAGAAGAGTCTTCGACGCTGTCTTGTTCAGCAACGAGGTCGATATGCTGACCATCCGTTGGAACGAGTTAAATCCTTACATTACGCAGTTTGTGCTTCTCGAATCCAACTCCACTTTCACCGGTCTCTCAAAACCCTTGGCTTTCGCAGATAACCGCCACAAGAGTTTCGAGTTCGTTGAGCCAACAAGGCTGTCTTATGGGCacgtaggaggaggaggaagatggAAGAAAGGCGAGAACCCGTTTCTGGAAGAATCATTCCAAAGGCTCGCACTGGACCAGCTTATCAAACTCGCGGGTATAAAAGAAGATGATCTTTTGATCATGTCCGATGTTGACGAGATCCCGAGTGGCCACACCATCAATCTGCTTAGATGGTGCGACGGATACCCACCGGTTCTTCACCTTCAGCTGAGAAACTACCTCTACTCATATGAGTACTATCTCGACAGCAAAAGCTGGAGAGCCTCCGTTCATCTCTACAAGCCTGGGAAAACAAGGTACGCTCATTTCCGGCAAAGCAACAGTCTTTTGGCGGACTCAGGATGGCATTGCAGCTTCTGTTTCAGACACATCAGAGATTTTGTGTTCAAGATGAAAGCCTACAGCCATACTGACCGTGTTAGATTCTCACATTACCTCAACCCGAAACGAATCCAAGATGTGATCTGCAAAGGAACTGATCTTTTCGATATGTTTCCTGAAGAACACACTTTCAGAGAGATCATCGGAAAACTAGGTCCGATACCGAGGTCCTACTCAGCTGTTCATCTCCCTAGATATCTGATCCAGAATGCTGATAGTTACAAGTATTTGTTACCCGGGAACTGTGTAAGAGAAACTGCATGATAGTAAGCGCGGCTTTATTGCTTTTGCTCTTTCCTCCTCCTCTGTATATACAAATTTACCATAGTCTCAAATGTCCCATCCCATTCTATCTTATTATTGCATGTCTTAATTTGGAAAACCAGACTAGTGTTTATGTAAGAaattacttcttcttctttttggttACTATGATGATATGGGCCACAAAAGTTATAACTCACAAACAAGACTTCGTTCTATGATGAAACAAACGAGACATCAgttctatatatatagaaaaagtgATCAAAGATATAAACAGATAGCCTGGCATTTGATTTCAACTAAAGATGAACTTACAAATCACAAACAAGTATTATATATTGATTACCTTGTTAGAGCATAGAGATGAAACCTTAGATGCGGCGAGATCTAAAGCGGAGTGAGACAAATAAACGGTGGGGATAGGACAAATAGGGTGAAAGCCATAGCTGCGGAAAATATCATCTTCTGGTGATGTTCATCGCCATGGTCATGTGAATTGATAGTAGAGGAGGAAAGATCCATGATGATtttctgctgctgctgctgcttttCCCATCAAACTACAGACTTTTATGAGTTTCTTAACCCGGATGGGTGGGATTCTTAGTTTCGGTTAAGAACcgtttcttaacttttaactaaaaaaactaaaaaccctctcttaaataagagatatgaGCCAGTTCTTAGccgaaaagtaaaaaaaaaagtgtcaaatcatgagttaagaatCCCAAATTAAGAATccgggttaatcatgctctaaagCGGTTGAGGCTGAGACTGAGTCCAACTTCATGGacctaattttgtattttataaaattctagAGCCCAAATTGATCTTTCCAGCAGCCCCTCTCTCTCTGTCTATCAAAGAAAAGCCTAATGGAAGCTGttaattcatgtgtgatattacTAGAAGTTGTACTTTTTCATTTCACTATATTTCATACTCTCTCCTTATTTGAATAAttgatattttgtatttgaaaaattaatgtcttttaGTATAATCAACATATTTACTTTAGAAATTAAATCatagattaaaatttaaaatctgagTGATGAAATTTTGTCggtaaaaccaaaaaataaaaaatatatttaaatttttcaatacGTGTGGAAATCTTAAAACATTAATCTTTTGTTTTCCCCCCAACtggttttaacttttttacTGTATGCAATAATTAATTAGCACTTGCAATATTCATACACAGTAATATTTGTGTTAGAATCACTTTGATATAAATAAATCTGAAATTATACAAGGGACTTGAAAATGAAGTGGTTCATTAAAGGTGATGTTTCATAATTCTAATATTGATTtcttttagaaagaaaaaaacttaggAAAAAGAAGTTTGGTGCATCTATGGCTCAGCCTATTAATCTCCAATTAAACTCtagttttttttgtggttaCAGATTGATTTTCCTTTTATAGCTAAACGAATCATGGACtcctaaaatctaaaatcagaGCTCACTACATGTTCACACATAGTTTATTTTCCACTACCATTATTTATCATTAGTTATGTTGCATCTGTGTGTCTTAAATTTCTGTGCATCAGTACGGTATACCTTTTAGGTTTAGGAAAATTTACTTTTTCTAGATAAGTATGTATTCCTAAAGGATAAAGAAAATCGAATTTTGAGGCTGCTATAAATATGgatctaaatatttataaaattattcattcATACGATAATAAAAAACCCTAAACGGATATTTGCGTCAATACGTTTTGTTCTCTATTATCTTTTTGCTTAATTTGTGGTTGTTCACAACAAGTTACTAGGAGATAACCTTATTATCTTATACAATCCAAGAACAAACTACGAGTATTAATTTCAATTATTAGAATGATAGTTCAAAATTtctatatgtaaatatacagGAAAACTAATAGGTTATAATTTTCactgtttaaaaatattagcgATCCAGTTTTATATTCTCTTACAATAAGTGAATTGAATCGTGAGCTGACTCATCATTTGAATTTTCAGCCACAAAACTTCACTTACTAAATTTGGCATATGGATTACACCAAACTGATTCCAATTAATTGCGCCCATAAGCAAACGCTATCACAACTTCCagtgtattttatttttctcactttcaggattttttttataaaatgtaaaatctAAATCATACACACAAAAACGTTTTTATCAAGTAAAAATATACTAGTAGTATTTAAGAATGTGTAACCTACATGATCCAAAAAATGGGTTAATCGAATTAAGTTTCACTGGTTTCGAATACTAATTAAATATTGGCTAATATAAATATAGTAGTGATGGAGAGAGGGTTAGGAAGTAGTCGTTATTCAACATAAGCTTTGTGTCATGTTTCTTCTTTCTCACTGTTTACGATTTGTGTGGACGTGAACTAATCCGCCAAGATTTTCatttaactatttatttattattggtAAGCTTTGTAATTAAGTATTACATATGTTTCATATAGTATGTATCATGCTAACCAACTGGACCATAGTCGCAAGTCACAACAACCCTATAAAAGGAAACAGTCGTTTGATCAATCTTCCCGCCTCTGAGTAAACTatatccctctctctctctctctctctctctctctctctctctctctctctctctctctctctctctctctctctctctgtatccTCGTATCTTCTCTGTTCTATCTCTATTTCacatacaaaaatacaaaacaaaataaagaagaagatggatACGAAGAAGACAGGgataaagaaagagagaatACCATcacagaaagaagaagaaggaacagTGAGGAAAGGACCATGGACTATGGAAGAAGATTTGATCCTCTTTAATTACATCCTTAATCATGGTGAAGGTCTTTGGAACTCCGTCGCCAAAGCATCtggtaaattaaaaaatattttttagaccatgattaactaTAATCTCTTAACTGGAGTTGTAGCTTCggctaagagacggttcttagttttttttagattttaactaaggaaagctaagaaccgtctcttaataagagatataagagcaTGTTTATCCCTAGGATCCCACATAGTTTCTTAGGTACACTTTAGtgattattaaattaataaattgtagTTAAGGATTTTAGTTAAGAATCTCATAATTTTGGAGCTACAATGCTAGTTTCTTAATTTGGGtttcttaaaacaaaattaattaatttttttaaaaaataaaatttatttataaaataaaacata is drawn from Brassica rapa cultivar Chiifu-401-42 chromosome A05, CAAS_Brap_v3.01, whole genome shotgun sequence and contains these coding sequences:
- the LOC103870996 gene encoding E3 ubiquitin-protein ligase RGLG1 isoform X2; this translates as MGGGNSKEDWRQEPPSSSSSSSSWASHQSYPQSGPGSYNYPPPPSYSPAPSFGGQPPSYSQEEQGYAYPYPPPRPQPQPSQTHAAPSDRKKFDRRYSKISDNYASLDQVSEALGRAGLESSNLILGIDFTKSNEWTGAKSFSKKSLHHISNTLNPYEQAITIIGRTLAAFDEDNLIPCFGFGDASTHDQDVFSFYPEGRSCNGFEQVLARYRDIVPHLKLAGPTSFAPIIEMAMRVVEQSSGQYHVLVIIADGQVTRSVDTEHGQLSPQEQKTVDAIVKASALPLSIVLVGVGDGPWDMMQEFDDNIPSRAFDNFQFVNFTEIMSKNKEQSRKETEFALSALMEIPPQYKATIELGLLGRRNGNIPERIPLPPPVHGGSTFFNPSKASPTPSFEPSVPTYPMESKDVDDNQLCPICLSNPKNMAFGCGHQTCCECGPGLKVCPICRAPIQTRIKLY
- the LOC103870996 gene encoding E3 ubiquitin-protein ligase RGLG1 isoform X1; translation: MGRSVKSLSLSIIINFGNGTDLELQVWNLNKDLMGGGNSKEDWRQEPPSSSSSSSSWASHQSYPQSGPGSYNYPPPPSYSPAPSFGGQPPSYSQEEQGYAYPYPPPRPQPQPSQTHAAPSDRKKFDRRYSKISDNYASLDQVSEALGRAGLESSNLILGIDFTKSNEWTGAKSFSKKSLHHISNTLNPYEQAITIIGRTLAAFDEDNLIPCFGFGDASTHDQDVFSFYPEGRSCNGFEQVLARYRDIVPHLKLAGPTSFAPIIEMAMRVVEQSSGQYHVLVIIADGQVTRSVDTEHGQLSPQEQKTVDAIVKASALPLSIVLVGVGDGPWDMMQEFDDNIPSRAFDNFQFVNFTEIMSKNKEQSRKETEFALSALMEIPPQYKATIELGLLGRRNGNIPERIPLPPPVHGGSTFFNPSKASPTPSFEPSVPTYPMESKDVDDNQLCPICLSNPKNMAFGCGHQTCCECGPGLKVCPICRAPIQTRIKLY
- the LOC103870994 gene encoding protein NUCLEAR FUSION DEFECTIVE 4, with amino-acid sequence MKPPKRTTRAKEEDVVQSPPSMLQWWRRWTVLVAAIWIQAFTGTNFDFSAYSSDMKSSMGVSQSRLNYMAVASDLGKALGWSSGFAVAYFPVSAVLFSAAAMGLVGYGVQWLSIAADVIDLPYSLVLVCCSLAGLSICWFNTVCFVLCVRHFESNHSLALSLVVSFNGISAALYTLGHEVISGKSSASSDIYLLLNSLIPLFVSLLALWPVLTNPNSSESHASNRTRDETRIFIVFNVLALITCFYLLLPSLDTYLASSPLWHFLGAICLLLFPLCVPFLDYIYRALPSYFHHHSSGYAVVNIEEPKIPKSGRLDHEEIKSYDECNTVGRLGDEHSLGMLVRSLEFWLYYLAYFCGGTIGLVYSNNLGQIAQSLGQSSSNAKSLVTLFSAFSFLGRLLSSAPDFTRKKLDYLTRTGWFTISLLPTPLAFFILAYSSKTALLQVATALIGLSSGFVFAAAVSVTSDLFGRNSVGVNQNILITNIPIGSLFYGYMAGSVYDKHATPSVVSDTLVCVGRRCYFATFLFWGCLSVVGLVCSLILFIRTRPVYHRLAQNRY
- the LOC103870995 gene encoding uncharacterized protein LOC103870995, with protein sequence MSDCSSKKRNNNIAQEGSRAGNAMSRLLGGYDFKTFIYLFILLPLSIFFIYLHGQKLTYFLRPLWQSPPKPFNILPHYYHPNASMELLCTLHGWNIRHSPRRVFDAVLFSNEVDMLTIRWNELNPYITQFVLLESNSTFTGLSKPLAFADNRHKSFEFVEPTRLSYGHVGGGGRWKKGENPFLEESFQRLALDQLIKLAGIKEDDLLIMSDVDEIPSGHTINLLRWCDGYPPVLHLQLRNYLYSYEYYLDSKSWRASVHLYKPGKTRYAHFRQSNSLLADSGWHCSFCFRHIRDFVFKMKAYSHTDRVRFSHYLNPKRIQDVICKGTDLFDMFPEEHTFREIIGKLGPIPRSYSAVHLPRYLIQNADSYKYLLPGNCVRETA